Part of the Vulpes vulpes isolate BD-2025 chromosome 13, VulVul3, whole genome shotgun sequence genome, CACTCTTTAGATACTCATAAACACATACTATTAGGTCCATGAGCATACATGCTGATTGTCACCGGTGATGGCTTTCTAGCTGGCATTTGGTCATCAAAGTGCATCCAGAAATCCAGACATcgaacttatttatcttttttcttctctttttaaaatatggaatgcttcacaaCCTTGCACGTTGTCCACACTCAGGGACCATGTTAACCTTCTCTATATTGTCCCCAGTTGGGTATATGTGCTGCTGCAGCGAGTCACAGAGATTGTACTTCTTTAGAGCTCTGTGATCCTGCTGTAGCAAATCCCTTCCCAGGAGGCTTCTGGGAGCCTTCCCTTCTGACACTTAAACCCACCAGGAGAACAGTCTCTCTCAGAGAACTGCTGGCGCTTTGCTGTTGGAAACTGGGAGGGACAGGACCAATTTAAATATTCAGAGCCTCAGAAGTTTAGTCATTTCAACGGGGCAGTTCCCTTGGCTTGCCTGTGCTCACAAGGCGGGGTTACTTGAACATTAATTCTAGATTGCCCCCTTCCTGTTATTTTTAGTCTTATTTTAGCTTTCCGGCTTTACCTGTCCCAGCTTGAGTCAATAGAGGTGGGTGTGGCCATAAGCTTGGGATCCTGGATTCTAAAGGTGGGCTGAACTCTTGCCTTCACCCTTCTACCCTCCTTAGAGGCTGAACAGGTTTGCAGCCATCCACTTACAAACCAGTGATAGGCAAGACACAAGGGAGGTAAAAGGTCACTTTGGGAGAAATCTGTTGAGGCTTCTGAGGCTTGCATATGAACCCAAGTATTAGTAAAATCCTACTTTCTACAGTGAAAAACCAATGCCTTGCTGTTGCCTAAATAAGTGAGCTCATGCTGGACCAGAATAGAATgctaagaaatgaaacaaaacaaaataagtggttttcatttagaaaaggaagccttctaaataagtaaaataaaataaaaaattcagatgtTAACCCTAAAATTGCTATGATTAGTTAAATCCAAAGAGGTTATAACTGAATACCTTACATCCTTCTTAATTTACAAGTTTCAATAAtgcatttaaattgttttcaccAACATTATTcattaatgttttcaaaaatacatattaatccatgtttgtttcagaaaaatatagCTGTTAGTAAAACAGAGGCagacactttttttaaaaaaatttttttttaattcatgaaagacagagagagggagagagagagagaggcaaagacacaggcagaaggagaagcaggctccatgcagggagcctgatgtgggactcgatctcaggtctccaggatcaggccctgggctgaaggcagcactaaacagctgagccacccgggctgcccatgcagacacgtttttaaaaatgttgaaattccTTAACTAATTATGTGAGAGActcatgctatatatatatatatatatatatatatatatatatatatatatatatatatagagagagagagagagagagagagagagagaccctttCAACTTAGTTTATGCTTTTACAAgttactaggtttttttttttcattcaaaactGGTATATCAGAtctctactattttattttatttttaaatatttatttattcatgagtgactcACAcaccgaggcagagacacaggcagaggcagaggcaggctccctgtggggagcctgatataggacttatGATCCAGGACCttaggttcatgacctgagccacaggcagacactcgaccactgagccacccagctgtcccagatCCCTACTATTTTAATATAGTATGGAGAACTATAAAGATAATTActtttgatataaataaataggctTAATCTTTATTAAATCCATCCAGTGGTCAGAATAGATGGCAAAATAATGGGAATTGCTGATAACTCTCCCATCTCAATTATGTTCTATGTTGTTTGGATGGGGGTGTGAAACTGGTTCATTACAGGTCAActctcattaatttttatctaCTAGGCTTTGCTGCGGTCCCCAGAAAAGAATATGGGGACTATGTCTAACTGGTATTAATCAGAGATAGAGAGATGGGAGCACTTTTCctccttctgattttctttgatCACGTGGAAGAAGCTCTGTCCCCAGGTATAACCCACCTGGAGGGAAAGGTAGTAGCCTgcctcactccttccttcctaGGACAAGTGATTTAATCTGATAGCTGAGGATGGGAGAAGGGGTAGCTggctcctccttccccctttcttctgGGTGTGGATTACCCCCAAGAAGCCAGCACCTGCCATATCTTTAGAAGGGAATGCACTTTACCTGCAGGAGGAGTCTGACCCCACTCAGATGCTATTTGGACTTTATAAGTCTGTCTAATACTGGGAAACATAATTATGACACCTGCTATTCCACAGGTATAAGCTCTGTTCACTGTATTAGCTTTAGGATTAGACACGTGATATTTTAGGTTCTCCTCTCTTTTATTCTTCTGTTGTTTTCCAACTGGCTCAGAAATCAGGCTGGAAAGAAAAGTAATTATAACCCTGCCCCCTTGGACCTCCAACAGAACTGTCTGTCAGAGGTTCACTGGTAGAGATTAATCCCAATAATTTTCTTGAAGTtgtagtttggtttggtttcagaATTACTTTTTTAGACCTATATAAAGATTCTCTTCAAGAACAACTAACGGCATTTCTAGAATGGCTTATGATAATTTACAATTGTTTTTATGTGCAAAAGACTAGTTGAGTACTTAATGGTTTAGAATAGGAAGGTGGTCTGCAGATCAAGCTAGTTCCCTTCTCGTTGCTCTGTCAACTGCTAAGTCCAGCTCATATGGACATCTTGTTTCAAAAGTATACAACAGATGTAGGGGAATTACTCTTCTGCCTTTTAGTCACCATATTAAAATAGGagagggagggcacctgggtggctcagcggttgaacatctgcctttggctcaggtcttgataccagggtcttgggaccaagtcccatatcaggctccccacagggagcctgtttctccctctgcctgtgtctttgcctctctctgtgtgtctctcatgaataaatacacaaataaataaaatctttaaaaagtaaataaataaaataggggagGGAATTTGTTGTTAAACATGCCTCCCTTTCAGTAGAATTTTCTGACCCTCATTCAGACCTGAGGGATAAGCTGCCTAGAAGGCTTATTTAAGGCAACAGTAACAACAATAAAAGACCTCCGTGGTGACCAACCTAACGTGTTTCCTAAGTCCTGGAAAACTAGTGTGTTACCTGGGACATAAGACTTTTCATTGCCAAGATAAGGAACATCCATGGTAAACCAAGACGAACTGGTTAGCGTGTAAGACACACCTAGCACATCACTTCAGCtggtctatctttttttttttttttaagttttttttttttaattttttatttatttatgatagtcacacagagggagagagagagataggcagagacataggcagagggagaagcaggctccatgcaccgggagcccgacgtgggattcgatcccgggtctccaggatcgcgccctgggccaaaggcaggcgccaaaccgctgcgccacccagggatccctcagctggTCTATCTAGCTATGCCATTTCCTTCGATGTCAAGCTCGCTCTTTGTATTGTTCTTGATAGAACAAACCATCATTCCTGCAATACTGGCTTATTGAGGCCCTGTGACAATAAAGCTGAAGGCATAATATGGATGCTCAATGTTGACTGCATTGACCACACTtgtgcttcttccttttctttaactCATTGCTACTTTTTTTGCAGGTTTGTGATTCAGACACCATGCTCGACCCTGCCTCATCTGTGGAGATGGTGAAAGTTTTAGAAGAAGACCCCATGGTTGGAGGTGTCGGGGGAGATGTCCAGGTGCAGATCAGCTTCACTTTCTGCATGACTTACTTTTCATTATACTCTTAACTCATTGATTCAttgaacatacatatatttattatacaccAAACACTCTACCAGATGTTGCTTTTGGTGCTAGTGACATGTTAGTATGTGCCTTGGACccactttatttcctcttttctaaattgaaaaaaaaaaaaaaagattgtttttcttaACCCTGGGATATAATTCTTGTCTGTTTTGGCTGATAAGTTATacacaattaatttaaatgtgTAATGATTTCTATCATATCTTCTTGAACCATAACTTAATGTTCTGGTAAAATCTTGATATTGGAGTTCATTTAGTtgagaaggtaaaaaaaagaatggaagaagggCAGAGATGGTTGCTGTGTTTTATACCTAGGTATAAAAGCTGGTCAATATGTGTTTGATTAAAAACCCAAATTATgttacaaaagaggaaaagagaagtagCAACTCATATTTATACTGGtaagaaaggcaaaggaacaaTTAGCAAGTCGGTTTTCTGATTATGATTTATTTCTCACTAATTACTATTGATTTCCCATTATTGGCTATAAATGGAGAAacaatgaagcaaatattaacgAAAGCAACTTGGAATCTGTGGGATgggaaatgaatatatatgtgaatacTTGAAAATATGTGAAGATTAAAATGAGTGCTTTGCAAACGTGATTTTAGCAAAAGGTGAGAGGCACATGGAAACCTGAGTTTAAAAAttaggtattaaaaaaataaaaaataaaaattaggtatTTCATTGCTGTACAACCCATTTTATACGTGCATGGTGATAGTGAAGGCAAAGACAATGcctagaaaagacaaagaaacagccTGGTTGGTGGTAAAAGAGGAAGCATGCGAAATCCAGATGAGAACCGAGCAAAATCGAGATGGAggaaagaatttagaaatattGCCAAGAAAAAGCTGATAAGTTTCAGTAGCCTTTACATAAAGCATGATTTCAGGATTTAAGTTTTGGGGAGAGGCCAGAACAAACAGTTTATCACTGGCATTGcataaaagagggaaagaaagaggaagaaaattgaTAGAATTGAATGAGCTGGAAATTAACCAGAACAGGAGAGATTAAGACTTAAAAACCTTCAGATCTTACATGGTAGGAGAGTGGGAGAATTTAGGATCTGAGAAGtaatgcctaaaaaaaaaaaaaaaaaaaaaatgctgactaTTATAgcataacaagaaaaaatttaaaaagcccaaCAAAAACGAGGACAGAGTCACGAAGTAGAGAAAGTATTGCTCATCAAAAACTAAATGCATGCACACAATTTATCAGATTAATCTCAGAACACAgaatcagagaaaacaaaatataacctAGGAGGATCAAACAACAAACGTCGCTCTAGGTAGTAACCTCACGATGGCACCGATTTTGTTGGTGTTAGTGAAggcttcccttttatttattctttttttttttttttccttcttgcagATTTTAAACAAGTATGATTCCTGGATCTCCTTCCTCAGCAGTGTGAGATACTGGATGGCTTTTAACATAGAAAGGGCCTGCCAGTCTTATTTTGGGTGTGTCCAGTGCATTAGCGGACCTCTGGGAATGTACAGAAACTCCTTGCTGCATGAATTTGTGGAAGACTGGTACAATCAGGAATTTATGGGCAGCCAATGCAGTTTTGGGGACGACCGGCATCTAACGAACCGAGTGCTGAGTCTGGGCTATGCAACAAAATACACAGCTCGATCCAAGTGCCTTACGGAGACGCCTATAGAGTATCTCAGATGGTTAAACCAGCAGACCCGTTGGAGCAAGTCCTACTTCCGAGAGTGGCTGTACAATGCGATGTGGTTTCATAAACATCACTTGTGGATGACCTACGAGGCCGTTATCACTggattcttccctttctttctcattgCCACAGTGATCCAGCTCTTCTACAGGGGTAAAATTTGGAACATCCTCCTCTTCTTGTTAACTGTCCAGTTAGTAGGTCTCATAAAGTCCTCCTTTGCCAGCTGCCTTAGAGGAAATATTGTCATGGTCTTCATGTCCCTCTACTCAGTGCTATACATGTCAAGTTTACTTCCTGCCAAAATGTTTGCCATTGCCACGATAAACAAAGCTGGGTGGGGCACATCTGGAAGGAAAACCATTGTCGTTAATTTCATAGGACTCATTCCAGTATCGGTTTGGTTTACAATCCTCCTGGGTGGTGTGATTTTCACCATTTATAAGGAATCTAAAAAGCCATTCTCAGAATCCAAGCAGACAGTTCTCATTGTTGGAACGTTGCTCTATGCATGCTATTGGGTCATGCTTTTGACGCTGTATGTGGTTCTCATCAATAAGTGtggcaggaggaagaagggacAACAGTATGACATGGTGCTCGATGTATGATCTTCTGTTGTTTGACGTTTGCAGTCACGcacgcagacacacacaaaaccttAGTTCCTCTCGGGACTGTACAGTATCGTGGCATCAGATAATGCCACCAAAGGAGACATATCACTGCTGCTGGGACTTGAACAAAGACATTTCTATGGGTTTATTTTGATTCTGCCAAAGTAAAACAAGACATCCATGAGAAGAAACTCAGATTTAACCTGTTATTTCTATGAAAGTGGGAAGCATTCTTTGTTTATGCACTTTTTCCTTACTGTACATCCGCCTAACAGTGTTTGCCCTATATACCTCACTAGCCATGCTTTATGTGGGTTATCATGGAAGAAAAGGATTTTGGAAACTCAAGGAAAAGTTCTTTCAACATATACAACCTAACTTATGGACTGTGTTgatagctaattttttttttttttagaaaggatttTCTGTTTAACTCTACCAAATGAGATgccaaaggaaattttaaaggcCGTTGGCTGtgctgtatttttatataattgtactgtgttttaaaattttgtatgccaatttttaaaacaaattttgcatattctatattttacttCTCTGCCAAAATAcacctgttcttttttattattattaaaataagttCTGAAAAAattcatactgaaaaaaaaaaaaacctacccaaAATGTGAAGCTTGGTTGACTGATGTTGTTCAtgatagaaagaataaaatgtttctctctctctctaccttttaAAATGGAATAGTTTATTTCCgtggaaaatacttaaaaactttcaatattttaattttttttctttacctttagaAAAGGCCAATATACCTGTCACACTTTGGGAGTAAGAAATACATACTTATgtgtacaaaaaagaaaaaagaaaagaaaatcattgaaaatCAAGGCCAAGGGGGTAGAAAAGTGCAATTTTTCATGAGATTTAAACGAAAAAAGGGAATGCTAGTCCTTGAGAGAAAACACTAGGCAACCGGCACTGGACAAATGTGAAGATTTCTGGCAGTGTTTTCTCAGGCTGAGTAAATTGGAAAGTGGAAAAAATTATCCGTGTTACTTGGATAAATACAATACAGTTCATCATTTTGTTCTGTGGCCTGAATTTACCAGATCCTGTCTACATATGGAACATAAtttacctgtctttttttttttttttttcagcttgccAGTTCACTTTACATGAGGTTTACAGGGGTGAGTTGGATACATTTTAATCAGTGTTAAGCCTATAGATAAAAAACTGGCACATTCAAGCTCCTCTTCTACTTCCtagggaggattttttttttcctgaatttataCAGATAATTGCTTCATCTGTCCTGCTATTGGCCTACATAGATATGTTTACGTAGTCAAAATAATATCAAGGTTTAATACGTGTATCAAGAATtggcacataaaaaaaaaatttgatgaacTCAGTAACCTTAACCCGGCTAATTTAACTACTCCAAGGGCCTCAGTTATCCAGTTTGGCTTTTGACATGAACCATCTTGCCTTGTAGCTGGTGCTGTGTAGACCTGTGTTAGAAACAATCAAATACACGGgtcattgcattaaaaaaatgttgggaTGAAGTGGAGTGCGAATGTGGCGAAGTGTTCAACCTTGTGCTTCTGCCATTCTGCTtcctttccatgcagatgtctatGCTCCATCTATCCTGCCCAAGAAAAAGCTGCACATTCTACCTTCGATGTACAAAAAGGTACAGATCATTCTGCAACCCAGACTCACTGACCAGAGAGTTTGTGGGAAACGAAACACACAGCATGCCAATAAATGAAACTGAAACTTGAGTTTGCCTTTTTAACTATTTATGTTCTAAGTTAAGCTTTGATAACTTTCAAATGTCAAATTCTCTCATTCTTATAAAAGATTGAATTAATTGCCTGtatttattttagcaattatTCAATGTATTTCCAGGATAGGATGTATagtataattgatttttttgtaaataaaatatttttgataagaCTATCGCCTTTTTTTCTAAGGGAAGGGGGAatttcaaatgaaacaaaaactttgTTTTCCTGATTGTAGTGGAATAGATTGAAGAAGGGGGTAtgtaaaaaacagacaaacatgCTTGGTCAAAGATAATAGAAGTCGCTTAATGTTACTAATCATGAAGCAGAAATCCCCCAAATTGGTGTTTGGAAATCAggaaaacgagagagagagagagagagacccaatTAATAGAACGTGTCTTTACCTTCTACTTCCCTTGGAAGCAGCCCAAATTTAGACCGAAATTGCTTTATTAtagtaatttgggggaaaaacagATTTTCAGAAGAGTTACAAGCAAGTTTGTTTAATTATAATACTTAACAAATAAtagcaaaatcttaaaagaacttCAAATCCAATGGGTAgcaataattaaatgaattatggCATTTTCAAACATTGGAGCATtattatcctttaaaatattctcagaGGATATGGGAAATTAGAcaaatgttacattaaaaatatacaaccaTTCTGTACAGTAACGTCCcgattttgtaaaaataaaaatgtttaagtgtGGTTATCTCTACTCTTGGGAGTATCACCGATTTCTATGCtgtatacatttttgtattttccaaataccATGATCCTGTATTGTTTTTATAATCCGAAAAAGGACAATaaatactgcttttttaaaaaagtgggtTGGGGCATCTAATAGCATTTCCTGTTCTGAGGAGCTTTGATGGTAATCCATTTTGCCACTCATCCCTCAAATTCATCTTATTtcccaatttttattatttggttcCTAAGAATCTCTCATTACTTTGGTACAGTTACATTTTatgtacaaagaaaaataacagtagCCACTGAACATTACTGCCACTCTAGCGGTGGTTCTAATCCCAATAATTCACTGATAAAGTCACTTGGTGCTATATAAGAGGTTGGCAAACAATGTAAAGAGCCAGTGTACGCTGCAGTCTTTCCTGGCCATGTGGTCTGTCATGGAACTACTTACTTTGCTCTTGTAGCACAAAAGCATCCATAGGCATTATACCAACGAATGTGTGTGGCCATGTTCCAGTAACCCTTTATGGACATCgaaatttgaatttataattttcatgCATTATggaatcttttcatattttgtagtcctttaaatatcttaaaactCTTCCTAGCTTAACAGCATTACTAAAACCGGCGATGAGCCAGGTTTGGTCTGCCGGCCACGGTTTAATGGCCCTTGCTCTTTAGAAATCTGTTGACTTATTTGTACCCTTAAATACTTCATACCAACACCTAATTTTTGAGCCCGTACCAGGTTATCAGGGATTGCCAGAAGTACATTGTATAGActgcctattttatttatttatttatttatttattatttttattttttttttagactgccTATTTTAATTCTATCAGTCCAAAGGGGTTCCACTGTTCCTGCCATTTTACGGGTGAGGAATCAGAGGCTTAAAGAGACTTGGTATCTTGAGATCATAAAGCTAGCAAATTGCAATGGCAGAACTTGGCTGCACGCATTCTGATGTCAGACTTCTTCAAACCCAACACTCAGTGTGCCATCCATGGTCCAATGGTGCCAGCATCAcatgggaatttgttagaaatgcaaatgcaCAGCCCTGGTCAAGACCACCTGAATCAAAAGCTCTCACTGAATCAAAATCTTGGGCTGGGCCCCAGGACCTGTTTAATAAGATCCCCAGATGACTTTGACTCGCCTTGAATTTGAGAAGCATTGTTCTAATCTAGTACATTCTACTGCTTTCTTCATACTAAGTATTGTCTCTATGATAACTGTAAATTCAAATATTCGTGTTTTCCTACTGAGATTCTTACCATTACTATCAAATATAGATGTTGACACACACCTGGTTTTAGTGAAGTTTACTGAATACCTATCATGAGTAAGGCATTGAATAAGGGATATGATAATTATACTAACATTTGGTGCAAAATGGCATAATAAAGGTATAAAGAATGGCACAGagatataaaaaggaatgaagtggaTGATTAACTCTTAAGATCGATTTCAAGATAGTGTGGCATTGA contains:
- the HAS2 gene encoding hyaluronan synthase 2, with the protein product MHCERFLCILRIIGTTLFGVSLLLGITAAYIVGYQFIQTDNYYFSFGLYGAFLASHLIIQSLFAFLEHRKMKKSLETPIKLNKTVALCIAAYQEDPDYLRKCLQSVKRLTYPGIKVVMVIDGNSEDDLYMMDIFSEVMGRDKSATYIWKNNFHEKGPGETDESHKESSQHVTQLVLSNKSICIMQKWGGKREVMYTAFRALGRSVDYVQVCDSDTMLDPASSVEMVKVLEEDPMVGGVGGDVQILNKYDSWISFLSSVRYWMAFNIERACQSYFGCVQCISGPLGMYRNSLLHEFVEDWYNQEFMGSQCSFGDDRHLTNRVLSLGYATKYTARSKCLTETPIEYLRWLNQQTRWSKSYFREWLYNAMWFHKHHLWMTYEAVITGFFPFFLIATVIQLFYRGKIWNILLFLLTVQLVGLIKSSFASCLRGNIVMVFMSLYSVLYMSSLLPAKMFAIATINKAGWGTSGRKTIVVNFIGLIPVSVWFTILLGGVIFTIYKESKKPFSESKQTVLIVGTLLYACYWVMLLTLYVVLINKCGRRKKGQQYDMVLDV